The Candidatus Hydrogenedentota bacterium genome window below encodes:
- a CDS encoding serine/threonine protein kinase: MPRKLGRYDIVRVLGKGAMGVVYEGKDPQIGRRVAIKTARGDVMGHPDGAKEMLERFLREARAAGILNHPNIITIYDVGEEDGTAFIAMEFVEGEDLAGHIASRRRYPINEAVSLIASLCEGLACAHDQGIVHRDIKPANIMLPKNGPAKIADFGIARVSDSHLTQEGALIGTPSYMSPEQFMGHPVDGRSDLFSLTIILYELLTGERPFAGEAFSTIMHHVIRTDPIPPHELNFTVPEPLGRVVLKALAKRPQDRYSNGRAMAAALRESVKDQPDSAVLEETLADTGSTLVGGAPQAGPSMDATMPAGGARPAQDSPTIPGRQVNATRAGQLETVAGKPPSPHAAPNLDDYADPHRVRDISPAPNRPGVGLLLGLAAALGLMIIAGVTWFSLNSEDGGTPPVAEPPPAKAMAPPVTPAVKEVTILVAVYATNDPNVALDFQSLPDGESSLLEFIRTRQELGKIRPLNHSGISVSASDKSGVQLSTEPVTEEGYARVSIPENAEAVTYSVLDGAEVLDSFTLPAPGWKKKQTFLIHTSN, encoded by the coding sequence ATGCCCCGTAAACTGGGGCGCTACGACATTGTCAGGGTCCTGGGCAAAGGGGCCATGGGCGTGGTCTACGAGGGCAAAGACCCCCAAATAGGGCGGCGCGTGGCCATCAAGACCGCGCGGGGCGACGTGATGGGCCACCCGGACGGCGCAAAGGAGATGCTCGAGCGCTTTCTCCGCGAGGCGCGCGCTGCGGGCATCCTGAACCATCCCAACATCATCACCATTTATGACGTGGGCGAGGAGGACGGCACGGCCTTCATTGCCATGGAGTTTGTCGAGGGCGAGGACCTTGCCGGACACATCGCCTCCCGCCGCCGCTACCCCATCAACGAGGCGGTTTCCCTCATTGCCAGCCTCTGCGAGGGGCTCGCCTGCGCGCATGACCAGGGCATCGTCCACCGGGACATCAAGCCCGCCAACATCATGCTGCCGAAAAACGGCCCGGCCAAAATCGCCGATTTCGGCATCGCCCGCGTTTCCGACTCGCATCTGACACAGGAGGGCGCCCTCATCGGCACCCCGTCCTACATGTCGCCGGAGCAGTTCATGGGGCATCCCGTGGACGGGCGCTCGGACCTCTTCTCCCTCACCATCATTCTCTATGAGCTGCTGACGGGCGAGCGCCCCTTTGCGGGTGAGGCCTTCAGCACCATCATGCACCATGTCATCCGCACCGACCCCATCCCCCCCCATGAACTGAACTTCACTGTCCCGGAGCCCCTCGGCCGGGTGGTGCTCAAGGCGCTTGCCAAACGTCCGCAAGACCGTTACTCGAACGGACGGGCCATGGCGGCGGCCCTGCGCGAGTCCGTAAAAGACCAGCCCGACTCCGCCGTCTTGGAGGAGACGCTTGCGGACACGGGAAGCACCCTGGTGGGCGGGGCGCCGCAGGCCGGGCCTTCCATGGACGCCACCATGCCGGCGGGGGGGGCGCGCCCCGCGCAGGACTCGCCGACGATTCCGGGCAGGCAGGTGAATGCAACCCGCGCGGGACAACTGGAAACGGTCGCCGGGAAACCTCCCAGCCCGCATGCCGCGCCGAATCTGGACGACTACGCCGACCCGCACCGGGTCCGGGACATCTCTCCCGCCCCCAACCGTCCGGGTGTCGGCCTGCTGCTTGGGCTTGCCGCAGCCTTGGGCTTGATGATTATCGCCGGGGTGACATGGTTTTCCCTGAATTCGGAGGATGGCGGGACGCCTCCGGTGGCGGAGCCCCCGCCCGCCAAAGCCATGGCCCCCCCAGTCACCCCCGCCGTCAAGGAGGTGACCATTCTGGTGGCAGTGTATGCAACGAATGACCCGAACGTGGCGTTGGATTTCCAATCGCTTCCCGACGGGGAGTCCAGCCTGCTGGAGTTCATCCGAACCCGGCAGGAATTGGGCAAAATAAGGCCCCTGAACCATTCAGGAATCAGCGTGTCCGCCTCGGACAAATCCGGCGTGCAACTCTCGACCGAACCGGTCACAGAGGAGGGATACGCCCGTGTCAGCATCCCCGAGAATGCCGAAGCGGTCACTTATTCCGTCCTGGATGGTGCTGAAGTGCTGGACAGCTTCACACTTCCCGCCCCCGGCTGGAAAAAGAAACAAACCTTTCTGATTCATACCAGCAACTAA
- a CDS encoding TolC family protein, whose product MRSFYGVVACLLLLQALLGANARAETDTAAAPPAEVLTLHEAQRRAIEGYPSLKAVGERVLQAGARVRQARSAWLPQVEASWTGSHTDLSDVDVESARRGARSALAASGATAGLPSTSVTGSIIRLRNLAGGAAALGGIPESVDSYRVSLGASYLLFNGFGRKHTTAVAKYGDRETRAARDEATRLLLQAVAQSYHAVQLFRERIRIAEADIAFNARLLKEAKLRNEAGAASLSEVLNFEVRSRAAEAALNNARNDYANARTALSVLMNMEDGTLPENVEVETLGVETEEQMSLPDGEAALQTAMASRPDLMRSQWAVKRAGATVGQRRAALYPSVAAFASRDASQGGNSRFGEDDFSTTVGLNVSYDIFTGGRNRAQIAEAKHAQKEAEYQEDEAALGVVSDVRQAVEDLSTAQKQLVLQRDNARYVEKNRDLVAQEYAAGQTSLALLNQSQRDLVEAEGNLALARVSLLAAWHTLRTATGETVKDWPLD is encoded by the coding sequence ATGCGTTCATTTTACGGCGTTGTGGCATGCCTGCTCCTGTTGCAGGCGCTGTTGGGTGCAAATGCGCGGGCGGAGACAGATACTGCGGCGGCGCCTCCGGCGGAGGTGCTGACGCTCCATGAGGCGCAGCGGCGCGCCATTGAGGGGTATCCCTCCCTCAAGGCGGTCGGGGAACGGGTGCTTCAGGCCGGAGCGCGGGTCCGGCAGGCGCGTTCCGCCTGGCTGCCCCAAGTGGAGGCCTCCTGGACCGGCTCGCACACCGACCTGTCCGATGTGGATGTGGAGTCGGCCCGCCGCGGTGCGCGTTCCGCGCTGGCCGCCTCCGGGGCCACTGCGGGGCTGCCGTCCACCAGCGTGACCGGTTCCATCATCCGCCTGCGCAACCTGGCCGGGGGCGCGGCGGCCCTTGGCGGGATTCCCGAGTCGGTGGACAGCTACCGGGTCAGCCTTGGCGCCTCTTATCTGCTCTTTAACGGGTTTGGCCGGAAGCACACCACGGCGGTGGCCAAGTATGGTGACCGGGAAACCCGCGCCGCGCGCGACGAGGCGACCCGGCTCCTGCTTCAGGCGGTTGCCCAGAGTTACCACGCCGTCCAGTTGTTTCGCGAGCGCATCCGCATCGCCGAGGCTGACATCGCCTTCAACGCCCGCCTGCTCAAGGAGGCCAAACTGCGCAATGAGGCGGGCGCCGCATCCCTCAGCGAGGTGCTGAACTTCGAGGTCCGCTCCCGCGCGGCCGAGGCCGCGCTGAACAACGCAAGAAACGATTACGCCAACGCCCGGACCGCCCTGTCTGTCCTGATGAACATGGAAGACGGCACCCTGCCCGAGAATGTCGAGGTGGAAACCCTGGGTGTGGAGACGGAAGAGCAGATGAGCCTCCCCGACGGGGAGGCCGCCCTGCAGACCGCGATGGCATCCCGGCCCGACCTGATGCGCAGCCAGTGGGCGGTGAAACGCGCCGGTGCCACTGTGGGACAGCGCAGGGCCGCGCTCTATCCGTCCGTGGCCGCTTTCGCCTCGCGGGACGCTTCACAGGGCGGGAACAGCCGTTTTGGGGAGGACGATTTCTCCACCACAGTCGGGTTGAACGTTAGCTATGACATTTTCACCGGCGGGCGGAACCGCGCCCAGATAGCCGAGGCGAAACACGCCCAAAAGGAGGCGGAATATCAGGAGGACGAGGCGGCGCTTGGGGTGGTTTCCGATGTGCGGCAGGCCGTCGAGGACTTGTCCACCGCCCAAAAACAACTGGTGCTCCAGCGGGACAACGCCCGGTATGTGGAAAAGAACCGGGATTTGGTGGCGCAGGAATATGCCGCCGGACAAACTTCCCTGGCCCTGCTGAACCAGTCCCAGAGGGATTTGGTCGAGGCTGAGGGAAATCTCGCCCTGGCGCGGGTCAGCCTGCTGGCCGCATGGCACACATTGCGCACCGCCACCGGCGAAACGGTCAAAGACTGGCCCCTGGACTGA
- a CDS encoding efflux RND transporter permease subunit yields the protein MRNLLAAFAKNSVFANIFLGIVLLSGAFAMSNLVRETFPEFSLDMITVAVPWPGADPEEVEEGICRKMEEAVKGIPGIRQYDTVARENAGSLMVEVTENYPVAEVKDRVRNEIEAISTFPQDAEQPIIEELLIRREVLLIALSGEEMNERQLKEWAEQVKEEVRELPGISQVMVLGARDYEIGVEVSEERLREYGLTFAQVAAVVRANSINLSGGVMRTQGEEIRLRTLGRNYTGADFAKIVVLARPNGEVITLDRIAEIRDDFNEDLIISRFNGRPTITVAVLKTSDEDTLAIDQTVRDWVAERSKTLPSGLHMDPWGGTSDILKARINLLMKNGRMSLLIVFLILWLFLDVRLSFWIGMGMPIAVCGTLALMWGLGQTLNMISLFALIMVLGIVVDDAIVVGEAIYYARKRGAPPLRAAVEGVTEVGMPVIGSVTTTIVAFLPLMFVSGIMGKFIFVMPIVVICALTISLIESLLMFPAHLNHLPDPNRQIKAKHPVIRSGLAFHRFTNHGMEKFVDRVYEPLLALALRWRYVSISLAVATMLLMTGLIGGGFVKFMVFPKVDGNVLTATVEFPNGTPLEITQKAVTHMEEAMQAMVARHKTLSGAPFVSNAYSLAGSNVDEYRPTLGSHIGSVRVEMVDASDRSVDSETLMAEWEDEIGRIPGAVALTIAGLQTGPPGAPIEIWVQGQDMDEILGVAESLKETVAQYEGTYQVKHDFRPGKNEFRLRLLPGARTLGLTVADLARQINAGYFGEEAVRIQRGRDDVRVRVRYPYEERRNLADFEKIRIRTPLGREVPLLSVAEIEYGPGFAVINRTNGMRKVAVTAEVNFARANPTEIFQDLEEKTFPQIRADHPRVFISLQGEKKKSSESLGSLFVTYPLALMGIYIIIASIFRSYIQPLVIMFTVPFGIIGAVLGHLLMGYDLTLMSVFGIVALSGVVVNDAIVLIECINTYLAGGMPFFEALQRGAARRFRAVILTTLTTVGGLSSLLFERDMQARFLIPMAISLAGGIIFATVLTLLLIPCLMGALNDARRFLAWLKTGEWPDPTSVEPARLRLLNTLDHEEENTSAAPETPVEG from the coding sequence GTGAGAAACCTTCTTGCCGCTTTCGCCAAGAACAGCGTTTTCGCCAACATCTTTCTTGGCATAGTTCTCCTTTCCGGCGCATTTGCCATGAGCAATCTGGTCCGGGAGACCTTTCCTGAATTTTCCCTCGACATGATTACCGTCGCCGTGCCGTGGCCCGGCGCGGACCCCGAGGAGGTGGAGGAGGGCATCTGCCGTAAAATGGAGGAGGCCGTCAAGGGCATTCCCGGTATTCGCCAATACGACACGGTCGCCCGTGAGAATGCCGGCTCGCTAATGGTCGAGGTGACCGAGAATTACCCGGTCGCCGAGGTGAAGGACCGTGTCCGGAACGAGATTGAGGCCATATCCACCTTTCCCCAGGACGCCGAGCAGCCCATCATCGAGGAGCTGCTCATCCGGAGGGAAGTGCTCCTCATCGCGCTTTCGGGCGAGGAGATGAACGAGCGGCAATTGAAGGAGTGGGCCGAACAGGTAAAGGAGGAGGTGCGCGAACTGCCGGGCATCTCGCAGGTGATGGTGCTGGGCGCGCGTGATTACGAGATCGGCGTCGAGGTCTCCGAGGAGCGCCTGCGCGAGTACGGCCTCACCTTCGCCCAGGTCGCCGCCGTGGTCCGGGCAAACAGCATCAACCTGTCCGGCGGCGTGATGCGCACCCAGGGCGAGGAAATCCGCCTGCGCACCCTGGGCCGGAACTACACCGGCGCCGATTTTGCCAAGATCGTGGTGCTTGCCCGGCCCAACGGCGAGGTCATCACCCTGGACCGCATCGCCGAAATCCGCGACGACTTCAACGAGGACCTGATCATTTCGCGGTTCAACGGACGCCCAACCATCACGGTGGCCGTCCTCAAGACCTCGGACGAGGACACCCTCGCCATAGACCAGACCGTCCGCGACTGGGTGGCGGAGCGGTCCAAGACCCTGCCCTCAGGCCTCCACATGGACCCTTGGGGCGGCACGTCGGACATTCTCAAGGCGCGCATCAACCTGCTGATGAAGAACGGCCGGATGAGCCTGCTGATCGTATTCCTGATCCTCTGGCTTTTCCTTGACGTGCGCCTCAGTTTCTGGATTGGCATGGGCATGCCCATCGCCGTGTGCGGCACCCTGGCCCTGATGTGGGGGCTTGGCCAGACCCTCAACATGATCTCGCTTTTCGCCCTCATCATGGTGCTGGGCATTGTGGTGGACGACGCCATTGTGGTGGGTGAGGCCATCTACTATGCCCGGAAACGCGGCGCACCCCCGCTGCGCGCGGCCGTGGAGGGGGTCACCGAGGTGGGCATGCCTGTGATTGGCTCCGTCACCACCACCATCGTCGCCTTCCTTCCGCTGATGTTTGTAAGCGGCATCATGGGCAAGTTTATTTTCGTGATGCCCATTGTGGTCATTTGCGCCCTGACCATTTCGCTCATCGAAAGCCTGCTGATGTTCCCCGCGCATCTGAACCACCTTCCGGACCCCAACCGCCAAATAAAAGCAAAGCACCCCGTGATCCGGAGTGGTCTGGCATTTCACCGCTTCACCAACCACGGCATGGAAAAGTTTGTGGACCGGGTCTACGAGCCGCTGCTTGCACTGGCATTGCGGTGGCGTTATGTCTCCATCTCCCTGGCTGTGGCCACGATGCTGCTCATGACGGGGCTCATCGGGGGGGGATTCGTGAAATTCATGGTCTTCCCCAAAGTGGACGGCAATGTCCTCACCGCCACGGTCGAGTTTCCTAACGGCACGCCCCTGGAGATTACCCAGAAGGCGGTCACGCACATGGAGGAGGCCATGCAGGCGATGGTGGCGCGTCATAAAACCCTTTCGGGCGCCCCCTTTGTCTCCAACGCCTACTCCCTGGCCGGGTCCAATGTGGACGAATACCGCCCGACCCTCGGCAGCCATATCGGCAGTGTCCGCGTTGAGATGGTGGACGCATCGGACCGCAGCGTGGACAGTGAGACCCTCATGGCGGAGTGGGAGGATGAAATCGGGCGCATTCCCGGCGCCGTCGCCCTCACCATTGCCGGACTCCAGACGGGCCCCCCCGGCGCGCCCATTGAGATTTGGGTGCAGGGTCAGGACATGGACGAAATTCTCGGCGTGGCCGAGTCGCTCAAGGAGACAGTGGCCCAGTATGAGGGCACCTACCAGGTGAAGCACGATTTTCGCCCCGGCAAGAACGAGTTTCGTCTGCGCCTGCTCCCCGGCGCCCGCACCCTGGGCCTGACCGTCGCCGATTTGGCGCGGCAAATCAACGCGGGCTATTTCGGCGAGGAGGCGGTCCGCATCCAGCGCGGCCGCGACGATGTCCGTGTCCGCGTCCGCTATCCCTATGAGGAGCGGCGCAACCTGGCCGATTTTGAGAAAATCCGCATCCGCACGCCCCTGGGCCGCGAGGTGCCCCTGCTGTCCGTCGCCGAAATCGAATACGGCCCCGGATTTGCCGTCATCAACCGGACCAACGGCATGCGCAAGGTCGCCGTGACCGCCGAGGTGAATTTTGCACGGGCCAACCCCACGGAAATATTCCAGGACCTGGAAGAGAAAACCTTTCCGCAAATCCGCGCCGACCATCCCCGTGTGTTCATTTCCCTCCAAGGGGAGAAAAAGAAAAGTTCCGAGTCGCTGGGGAGCCTCTTTGTCACCTACCCCCTGGCGCTGATGGGCATCTACATCATCATCGCCTCCATTTTCCGCTCCTACATCCAGCCGCTGGTCATCATGTTTACCGTGCCCTTTGGCATTATCGGCGCGGTGCTCGGCCACCTGCTCATGGGTTATGATCTCACGCTGATGTCGGTGTTTGGCATTGTGGCCCTGTCCGGCGTGGTGGTGAACGACGCCATTGTGCTCATTGAGTGCATCAACACCTATCTGGCGGGCGGGATGCCCTTTTTCGAGGCGCTCCAGCGCGGGGCCGCACGGCGTTTCCGCGCCGTCATCCTCACCACCCTGACCACCGTGGGCGGCCTGTCCTCGCTGCTTTTCGAGCGCGACATGCAGGCGCGCTTTCTCATTCCCATGGCCATTTCCCTGGCCGGGGGCATTATTTTCGCCACCGTTCTCACGCTGCTGCTCATTCCATGCCTCATGGGCGCGCTCAACGACGCGCGGCGTTTTCTGGCATGGCTGAAGACGGGGGAATGGCCCGACCCGACCTCGGTGGAGCCCGCGCGGCTGCGCCTGCTCAACACACTGGACCACGAGGAAGAAAACACGTCAGCGGCGCCGGAAACGCCGGTGGAGGGCTGA
- a CDS encoding HlyD family efflux transporter periplasmic adaptor subunit, translated as MRKLVSAALIVAIVGGAFALSMALKAMRVEPQQAPPKEARLVVDVVRLEPEDVPVVISGHGEARPLDVVSITPQVSGNVVYVHPNLELGMVIPAGETLFRIEPSDYEAAVSQARAMAGQARAGLSRVREQAATDKTRLDTLRRTRDLAQKEYDRAAGLFKESQVGALSTVEKAEMAANQARDAHDLLQQAISLYPLRISEAEEGAKAAEAALEKALLNLSRTEVKAEFDARVKEKRIEAGQFVGPGAPVITLANDSILEISVPLDSRDAAQWLEFDGENPVAAEKSWFGRLRSVPCAIRWTEDEQKAWTGTLNRVEKFDDTTRTVTVAIRVNSGLKDEGFPLVDGMFCKVEIPGKTMSGVFRLPRWAVTFSGEVYLAREGRLGIRPVTVVRSQGEDTFVGEGLAAGELAIVTRLVNPLPNSLLDFDAAAVLSSRASDRVTPAGDIVEEGAPVSEPEAAQ; from the coding sequence GTGCGAAAACTGGTTTCGGCCGCACTTATTGTGGCGATAGTTGGCGGGGCCTTCGCGCTTTCCATGGCGCTCAAGGCCATGCGTGTCGAGCCCCAGCAGGCCCCGCCCAAAGAGGCCCGGCTGGTCGTTGACGTGGTCCGCCTTGAGCCGGAGGATGTTCCGGTGGTGATTTCCGGCCATGGGGAGGCCCGTCCCCTGGATGTGGTCTCCATCACCCCCCAGGTTTCCGGTAATGTGGTGTATGTCCATCCAAACTTGGAGCTTGGCATGGTCATCCCCGCCGGGGAGACCCTGTTCCGCATAGAACCCTCGGACTATGAGGCCGCCGTGTCCCAGGCCCGGGCCATGGCGGGGCAGGCGCGCGCGGGCCTTTCCAGGGTCCGGGAGCAGGCCGCCACGGACAAAACCCGGCTGGACACCCTGCGGCGGACCCGTGATCTGGCGCAAAAGGAGTATGACCGCGCCGCGGGCCTTTTCAAGGAGAGCCAGGTGGGCGCCCTCAGCACGGTTGAAAAGGCGGAGATGGCCGCGAACCAGGCGCGGGACGCGCACGACCTCCTTCAGCAGGCCATAAGCCTGTACCCCCTCCGCATCTCCGAGGCGGAGGAGGGGGCCAAAGCCGCCGAGGCCGCCCTTGAGAAAGCCCTGCTGAACCTGTCCCGCACGGAGGTGAAAGCGGAGTTTGACGCCCGGGTGAAGGAGAAAAGGATTGAGGCGGGGCAGTTTGTGGGGCCGGGCGCGCCGGTCATCACCCTCGCCAATGACAGCATCCTTGAAATCTCGGTCCCCTTGGACAGCCGTGATGCGGCCCAATGGCTGGAGTTTGACGGGGAGAACCCGGTGGCGGCGGAGAAATCCTGGTTCGGCAGGCTCCGTTCAGTTCCATGCGCGATTCGTTGGACCGAGGACGAGCAGAAGGCGTGGACTGGAACCCTGAACCGTGTCGAGAAGTTTGACGACACAACCCGCACGGTCACGGTCGCCATCCGGGTGAACAGTGGTCTGAAGGACGAGGGTTTTCCCCTTGTGGACGGCATGTTCTGCAAGGTGGAAATCCCGGGAAAGACCATGTCCGGGGTCTTTCGGCTGCCCCGGTGGGCCGTCACCTTCTCCGGCGAGGTATATCTCGCGCGGGAGGGCCGCCTGGGAATCCGTCCCGTGACCGTGGTCCGCTCCCAAGGTGAAGACACCTTTGTCGGGGAGGGGCTGGCCGCCGGGGAGCTTGCCATAGTAACCCGCCTTGTGAACCCGCTGCCCAATTCGCTGCTTGATTTTGACGCAGCAGCCGTCCTTTCCAGCCGGGCATCGGACCGGGTCACGCCGGCGGGTGACATCGTGGAGGAGGGCGCGCCGGTGTCCGAACCGGAGGCCGCGCAGTGA
- a CDS encoding MarR family transcriptional regulator: MSDTVNHRAEQAREIFSTVEMLRDSIMKRCFCRDAIGEGHPEITFSQMRALHFIKSRGGTTIKQIAEDSDVSPASASAMVDRLVDMGMVVREQDTEDRRAVNVSLSERGRETFKMHERVIMGAIGEILEEIGEEATRQWLFAYRKVREVLERKLSSEAD, from the coding sequence GTCAGACACAGTGAATCACCGGGCCGAGCAGGCCCGGGAAATTTTTTCGACGGTGGAAATGCTGCGGGACTCCATCATGAAACGGTGCTTTTGCCGCGACGCGATTGGCGAGGGGCATCCTGAAATAACGTTTTCACAGATGCGCGCCCTGCACTTCATCAAGAGCCGCGGCGGCACGACCATAAAGCAGATTGCGGAGGATTCGGACGTTTCCCCGGCCTCCGCCTCGGCCATGGTGGACCGTCTGGTGGACATGGGCATGGTGGTTCGGGAACAGGACACGGAGGACCGCCGGGCGGTAAACGTGTCCCTTTCGGAACGGGGCCGGGAGACCTTCAAGATGCATGAGCGGGTCATCATGGGGGCCATCGGCGAGATTTTGGAGGAAATCGGCGAGGAGGCCACCCGGCAGTGGCTTTTCGCCTATAGAAAAGTCCGGGAAGTGCTTGAAAGAAAACTATCCTCCGAAGCGGACTGA